A genomic window from Flavobacterium johnsoniae includes:
- the yidC gene encoding membrane protein insertase YidC, with amino-acid sequence MEEKKLDFNSIIGFVLIFGILIWIMYQNQPSEKEIAAEKAKKELVAKQEAQAKADKAKTASLPAAAVTPGDTLQLAKLQKTLGGFAYSATLPSAKEAFTTIENEKIKLKIANKGGYIVEATLKEFERFKKGSGQLVELIKNNNSSLNLQLLTTDNRTLNSKDLYFEPTLEKIGADQVLSMRLKAGANEFLEYKYILKPNDYLVGFDIRSQGLNRVLNSAKPVDLQWDLKTYRNEKSIAYENRYAQIDYKYNESKYNNVSSHGQGKEETPEKVSYVAFKQHFFTTILSTEKPFETSKLQSDDLVKDEKIDTVFTKQFRANLPLAFTNGEIDYKMNLYMGPADYKTLKAYDKNFEKIIPLGWGIFGWINKWIFIPLFGFLSSTIGLALGIAIIIFTIIIKLAMSPITYKSFLSQAKMKVLRPDIAELGEKFKKDPMKKQQETMKLYNKAGVNPMAGCIPALIQLPFMYASFQFFPAAFELRQKSFLWADDLSSFDSVVKLPFTIPMYGDHISLFPILAAIAIFFYMKMTSGDQQMAAPQQEGMPDMAKMMKIMIYVSPLMMLIFFNNYGSGLSLYNFISNLITIGIMFVIKNYIVDSEKIHAQIQENKLKEPKKPSKFQQRLNEVMEQQEAAKAQNKKK; translated from the coding sequence ATGGAAGAAAAAAAATTAGACTTTAATTCAATCATTGGTTTTGTATTGATATTTGGAATTTTGATTTGGATTATGTACCAAAATCAGCCTTCTGAAAAAGAAATTGCTGCTGAAAAAGCCAAGAAAGAATTAGTTGCTAAACAAGAAGCACAAGCAAAAGCTGATAAAGCTAAAACGGCATCATTACCAGCTGCGGCTGTAACTCCTGGAGATACACTTCAATTGGCAAAATTGCAAAAAACTTTAGGAGGATTTGCTTATTCTGCAACACTTCCTTCTGCAAAAGAAGCTTTTACAACTATTGAAAACGAAAAGATTAAACTTAAAATCGCTAATAAAGGTGGTTATATTGTTGAAGCTACTTTAAAAGAATTCGAAAGATTTAAAAAAGGTTCAGGTCAATTAGTTGAGTTAATCAAAAACAACAATTCAAGTTTAAATCTACAACTTCTTACTACAGATAACAGAACTTTAAATTCTAAAGATTTGTATTTCGAACCAACATTAGAAAAAATCGGTGCAGACCAAGTTTTATCTATGCGTTTGAAAGCCGGAGCTAATGAATTTTTAGAATACAAATATATTTTAAAACCAAACGATTATTTAGTTGGTTTTGATATTCGTTCTCAAGGTTTGAACAGAGTTTTAAATTCTGCTAAACCAGTTGATTTGCAATGGGATTTAAAAACATACAGAAATGAGAAAAGTATTGCTTACGAAAATCGTTATGCTCAAATTGATTACAAGTACAACGAATCAAAATACAATAACGTAAGTTCGCACGGACAAGGTAAAGAAGAAACTCCTGAAAAAGTAAGTTATGTAGCTTTCAAACAGCATTTCTTTACTACTATTTTATCTACAGAAAAACCTTTTGAAACTTCAAAATTACAATCTGATGATTTAGTTAAGGATGAAAAAATTGATACTGTTTTTACAAAACAGTTTAGAGCAAATTTACCGTTAGCATTTACAAATGGAGAGATCGATTACAAAATGAATTTGTATATGGGTCCTGCGGATTATAAGACTTTAAAAGCTTACGATAAAAACTTCGAAAAAATCATTCCATTAGGATGGGGAATTTTCGGATGGATTAACAAATGGATTTTTATTCCATTATTTGGATTCTTAAGTTCTACAATTGGATTGGCTTTAGGAATTGCAATTATCATTTTTACAATTATCATCAAATTGGCTATGTCGCCAATTACATATAAGTCATTCTTGTCTCAGGCTAAAATGAAAGTTTTAAGACCTGATATTGCAGAGTTGGGAGAAAAATTCAAAAAAGACCCAATGAAGAAACAACAGGAAACTATGAAATTGTACAACAAAGCGGGCGTAAACCCAATGGCAGGATGTATTCCAGCATTGATTCAGTTGCCGTTTATGTATGCATCGTTCCAGTTTTTCCCTGCTGCTTTTGAATTAAGACAAAAAAGCTTCCTTTGGGCAGACGATTTATCATCTTTTGACTCAGTTGTAAAACTACCATTTACTATTCCGATGTATGGAGATCATATCAGCTTGTTTCCGATTTTGGCAGCAATTGCAATTTTCTTCTACATGAAAATGACATCTGGAGATCAGCAAATGGCAGCTCCTCAACAAGAAGGTATGCCAGATATGGCAAAAATGATGAAAATCATGATTTATGTTTCGCCATTAATGATGTTAATTTTCTTCAATAATTACGGTTCTGGTTTGAGTTTGTATAACTTTATTTCAAACTTAATTACAATCGGAATTATGTTTGTAATCAAAAATTACATTGTAGATAGTGAAAAAATTCACGCTCAGATTCAAGAAAACAAATTAAAAGAGCCTAAAAAGCCAAGTAAATTCCAGCAGCGTCTTAACGAAGTAATGGAACAACAAGAAGCAGCAAAAGCTCAGAATAAGAAAAAATAA
- a CDS encoding toxin-antitoxin system YwqK family antitoxin: MISKKIILAFLFLSSFFLNAQTDVNKVDAAGKKDGLWKGTYAESKRPRYEGTFDHGKETGIFKFFDDTKKGDVIATRDFSTNDGSSYTIFYDQNKNKVSEGKEVGKSREGEWKYYHKASKVLMTVENYKNGKLEGARTIYYPNAQIAEEMMYKNGLKEGTYKKIGQDGTLLEESNFKNNEYNGDAVFYDSDKSVASKGKFVNGKKAGIWQFYQKGKLVKEVNMSDPKNTNKASEKGSAPKK, translated from the coding sequence ATGATCTCAAAAAAAATCATACTTGCATTTTTGTTTCTTTCTTCATTCTTTTTGAATGCGCAAACAGATGTAAATAAAGTTGATGCGGCAGGAAAAAAAGATGGACTTTGGAAAGGAACTTACGCCGAATCTAAACGACCTCGTTACGAAGGAACTTTTGATCACGGAAAAGAAACCGGTATTTTTAAGTTTTTTGATGATACTAAAAAAGGAGATGTAATTGCGACAAGAGATTTTAGTACTAATGATGGCAGTTCTTATACTATTTTCTACGATCAGAATAAAAATAAGGTAAGTGAGGGGAAAGAGGTTGGGAAATCTCGTGAAGGAGAATGGAAATACTATCATAAAGCTTCTAAAGTTTTAATGACGGTTGAAAATTATAAGAATGGGAAATTAGAAGGCGCAAGAACTATTTATTATCCAAATGCTCAAATTGCAGAAGAGATGATGTATAAAAATGGTTTAAAAGAAGGAACTTATAAAAAAATAGGTCAAGACGGAACGCTTTTGGAAGAATCTAACTTTAAAAATAATGAATATAACGGTGATGCTGTTTTTTACGATTCAGATAAATCTGTTGCTTCTAAAGGAAAATTTGTAAATGGTAAAAAAGCTGGAATTTGGCAGTTTTATCAAAAAGGAAAATTAGTGAAAGAAGTAAATATGAGCGATCCTAAAAATACAAATAAAGCTTCTGAGAAAGGTTCTGCACCGAAAAAATAA
- a CDS encoding DUF4956 domain-containing protein: MDLNELLGRFLLLFFSILVLYFFSNRKDNATINPLMVTVGLCTFSLCYLFTKIEIGVGIGFGLFAIFSILRFRTQSFTVNAIIFLFATITLSILDIMYPFEKIELLLFFQIIIIGFYIVASIIVNKKASKYLNSVDVKIPLDDNFSLNQEFIRKSIQEKIKIEEFDFRIVLINTTANEIDLLVFY, encoded by the coding sequence ATGGATTTAAACGAACTTTTAGGACGATTTCTGCTTCTGTTTTTTTCGATTTTGGTTCTGTATTTTTTCTCCAACCGAAAAGATAATGCCACCATAAATCCATTAATGGTTACTGTGGGACTCTGCACATTTTCGCTTTGTTATCTTTTTACAAAAATTGAAATTGGTGTTGGAATTGGATTTGGTTTATTTGCCATTTTTTCCATTCTTAGATTTAGAACACAATCTTTTACTGTAAACGCTATTATTTTTCTTTTTGCGACGATTACATTATCGATTTTAGATATTATGTATCCGTTTGAAAAGATTGAACTATTGTTGTTTTTTCAAATTATTATTATCGGATTTTATATTGTCGCTTCAATTATTGTTAATAAAAAAGCTTCAAAATATCTGAATTCTGTAGATGTGAAAATTCCGCTTGACGATAACTTTTCTTTAAATCAGGAATTCATTAGAAAATCAATTCAAGAGAAAATTAAAATTGAAGAATTTGATTTTAGAATTGTCTTAATCAATACGACGGCAAACGAAATAGATTTATTGGTTTTCTATTAA